A portion of the Pedobacter cryoconitis genome contains these proteins:
- a CDS encoding phosphoadenylyl-sulfate reductase, protein MKAYLEEIAVQIKDMGAVEALTFLSQKFAGQITFSTSFGWEDQVITDLIFANDLPIKVFTLETGRLFPETYYVWNRTLENYQKPIHAYHPDEAALEAMVSKKGPNSFYESVENRKECCAIRKIVPLKRALQGNKCWVTGIRAEQSLNRTDMSNLEWDEENQLIKFHPIFYWSLDEVKAYIKKNNIVYNTLHDKGFPSIGCSPCTRAVQEGEDFRAGRWWWEDQSKKECGLHATK, encoded by the coding sequence ATGAAAGCGTACCTGGAAGAAATAGCTGTGCAGATTAAAGACATGGGCGCTGTAGAAGCCCTGACTTTCCTTTCGCAGAAATTTGCAGGACAGATCACCTTTTCTACAAGTTTTGGCTGGGAAGATCAGGTCATCACAGATTTAATATTTGCTAATGATCTGCCAATAAAGGTGTTTACCCTGGAAACTGGCCGTTTATTTCCTGAAACTTATTATGTATGGAACAGGACTTTGGAAAACTATCAAAAGCCTATTCATGCTTATCATCCGGATGAAGCGGCTCTGGAAGCAATGGTTTCTAAAAAGGGGCCGAATAGTTTTTATGAATCAGTTGAAAATAGAAAAGAGTGTTGCGCTATCCGGAAGATAGTCCCCTTAAAAAGAGCCCTCCAAGGGAATAAATGCTGGGTAACCGGGATCAGGGCAGAACAATCTTTAAACCGTACAGACATGTCAAATCTGGAATGGGACGAAGAAAATCAGCTGATTAAGTTTCATCCAATCTTTTATTGGAGCCTGGATGAGGTGAAAGCCTATATTAAAAAGAACAACATTGTATACAATACGCTTCATGACAAAGGATTTCCGAGCATTGGCTGTTCCCCCTGTACCAGGGCAGTTCAGGAAGGTGAAGATTTCAGAGCAGGAAGATGGTGGTGGGAAGATCAGTCAAAGAAGGAATGTGGTTTGCACGCCACAAAATAA
- a CDS encoding carboxy terminal-processing peptidase, which translates to MLKRILVATFTAAVLACQATPKPQKVVEGIPNIMPDEKQSLVARQIVALIENYNYKKIVVNDSISSIVLDKYIKALDPYRNYFLASDIKDFEQFRTTLDDSFRDGDLSAPFYIFNIYSKRYNETLDYAMKHIRDKYDFNQQDTYVFNREKMPWVTSIATLNDIWKKKVKYELVNLKLAGTSDVKNAETLTKRYKNLKLQSSKLNNQDVFQLLMDAFTGAIDPHTNYFNPSNASQFNEQMSRSIEGIGAYLQSENDVLKIAEVTPGGPAYKSKQLHAGDRIIGVAQADGEFEDIIGWRLDNAVAKIKGPKGTVVRLKIIPVGHDMSSKPVIIEITREKIVMEDQSAKKEVKTIQANGKPYKVGIISVPAFYIDSKAAIAKEANYKSTTRDVKLLIDTLKNKDKVDAIVMDLRGNGGGSLLEAIDLTGLFIDQGPVVQVKDQKGEVEVDSDQNPGVAWSGPFGVLVDRTTASASEIFAGAIQDYGRGVIIGTQTYGKGTVQQPIDLNKLVNPSILERLANLVKLDSTGKPVQKAEVPQLGQINLTIAKFYRVNGSSTQHKGVMPDITLPSFYPMDKVGEDTEPSALPWDEIQKSDFVPVANLGTLKTELAKLHETRMEKSLDYKILVQDIADMKKRNLETSVTLNEAKLKSEREVLEVKSLEKINKLRATRGLAPVKKGDKIRKSENFDFLEDETLRIMADYIQLKPTV; encoded by the coding sequence ATGTTAAAAAGAATATTAGTGGCAACTTTTACCGCGGCAGTCCTGGCTTGTCAGGCTACTCCAAAGCCACAAAAGGTGGTTGAAGGTATTCCAAATATTATGCCTGATGAGAAGCAAAGCCTGGTAGCGAGGCAAATTGTTGCACTGATAGAAAACTACAATTATAAAAAAATAGTAGTCAATGATTCTATCTCTTCGATTGTGCTGGATAAGTATATAAAGGCGTTAGATCCTTACCGCAATTATTTCCTGGCTTCTGATATCAAAGATTTTGAACAGTTCAGAACCACATTGGACGATTCTTTTAGAGACGGCGATCTGAGTGCCCCATTCTATATCTTTAATATTTATTCCAAAAGATATAATGAAACGCTGGATTATGCCATGAAGCATATCAGGGATAAATATGATTTTAATCAGCAGGATACCTATGTTTTTAACCGGGAGAAAATGCCTTGGGTAACTTCAATCGCTACATTGAATGATATTTGGAAGAAAAAAGTTAAATATGAGCTGGTCAATTTAAAACTGGCAGGAACTTCGGATGTTAAAAATGCGGAAACATTAACCAAGAGATATAAAAACCTGAAGTTACAGTCTTCTAAATTGAATAACCAGGATGTATTTCAGTTACTGATGGATGCTTTTACAGGCGCTATAGATCCGCATACCAATTATTTCAATCCATCTAATGCCAGTCAGTTCAACGAACAGATGTCCCGTTCGATAGAAGGAATCGGTGCTTACCTGCAGTCGGAAAACGATGTTTTGAAGATAGCAGAAGTAACACCCGGCGGACCGGCTTATAAAAGTAAACAATTGCATGCAGGAGACCGGATTATTGGAGTTGCACAGGCAGATGGTGAATTTGAAGATATTATTGGCTGGAGACTTGACAATGCTGTCGCGAAAATAAAGGGGCCTAAAGGGACTGTTGTCCGATTGAAAATTATCCCTGTGGGACATGATATGTCTTCAAAACCAGTGATTATAGAGATTACCAGAGAGAAGATTGTAATGGAAGATCAGTCTGCCAAAAAGGAAGTGAAAACGATACAAGCTAATGGTAAACCTTACAAAGTAGGTATCATTAGTGTGCCTGCGTTTTATATCGATTCTAAAGCTGCAATTGCTAAAGAAGCTAATTATAAAAGTACAACACGTGATGTTAAACTATTAATTGATACGCTGAAAAATAAAGATAAAGTTGATGCAATTGTGATGGATCTTCGCGGGAATGGCGGAGGATCTTTATTAGAAGCTATTGATCTGACTGGTTTGTTTATTGACCAGGGGCCTGTTGTTCAGGTGAAGGATCAAAAAGGAGAAGTTGAAGTGGATAGCGATCAAAATCCCGGCGTAGCCTGGAGTGGGCCATTTGGCGTATTAGTAGACCGTACAACGGCTTCTGCTTCTGAAATTTTTGCAGGTGCCATACAAGATTACGGAAGAGGCGTAATTATCGGTACACAGACTTATGGTAAAGGAACTGTACAACAGCCAATTGATTTAAATAAGCTAGTTAACCCTTCTATTTTAGAACGTTTAGCTAACCTGGTTAAATTAGATAGTACAGGTAAGCCTGTTCAAAAAGCTGAGGTCCCTCAGTTAGGACAAATCAATTTAACCATCGCTAAGTTTTATCGTGTAAACGGGAGCAGTACACAGCATAAAGGAGTGATGCCGGATATTACTTTGCCTTCTTTTTATCCAATGGATAAAGTGGGTGAGGACACGGAACCTTCTGCTTTGCCTTGGGATGAGATCCAGAAATCAGATTTTGTACCGGTAGCCAATCTGGGAACGCTAAAAACAGAATTAGCTAAATTGCATGAAACAAGAATGGAGAAATCCCTGGATTACAAAATTCTTGTTCAGGATATTGCGGACATGAAAAAGCGTAATCTGGAAACCTCAGTTACCTTGAATGAAGCGAAATTGAAATCAGAAAGAGAAGTGCTGGAGGTTAAATCTTTAGAAAAGATCAATAAACTGAGAGCTACCAGAGGATTGGCTCCTGTGAAAAAGGGGGACAAGATCAGGAAAAGTGAGAATTTTGATTTCCTGGAGGATGAAACTTTAAGGATAATGGCGGATTATATTCAATTGAAGCCTACAGTTTAA
- a CDS encoding sulfate adenylyltransferase subunit 1, with protein sequence MNILKFFTAGSVDDGKSTLIGRLLYDTGSILADQLEALQQSNRKNDDGTIDLAILTDGLRAEREQGITIDVAYKYFQTEKRKFIIADTPGHIQYTRNMVTGASTANLAIILVDARNGVVEQTIRHSYLVSLLGVSHVVICINKMDMEGYSEEVFNTITENYKKMAAKLNLQDITFIPVSALKGDNIVHTSEHMPWYKGTSLLDFLETVEVTVNQDLHYARMPVQWVIRPQTEALHDYRGYAGRILSGAFKVNDKVTVLPSGSSSVIDRIEIFEQTPEEATAGQSVTLHLKDNIDISRGDVLVNSSYLPQRSQLIEADLCWMDNKPMDDSITYFLQHNSKLSKCKIREILHKVNINTLEKEETHEFRLNDIGRVVIKTADELAFDLYTENKANGSAILIDGRTNLTVGALMFRAIVE encoded by the coding sequence ATGAATATACTTAAGTTTTTTACAGCAGGAAGTGTCGATGACGGGAAAAGTACCCTGATTGGCAGATTATTATATGATACAGGTTCTATTCTGGCAGATCAGCTGGAAGCTTTGCAGCAATCAAACCGTAAAAATGATGACGGTACAATTGACCTGGCCATTTTAACAGATGGGCTGCGGGCAGAAAGAGAACAGGGAATTACAATCGATGTGGCTTACAAATATTTTCAGACTGAGAAAAGGAAGTTTATTATCGCAGATACGCCTGGTCATATTCAATATACCCGCAATATGGTTACGGGTGCATCGACGGCTAATCTGGCTATCATTCTGGTAGATGCAAGAAATGGCGTGGTAGAACAGACCATCAGGCACTCTTACCTGGTTTCGTTGCTGGGGGTAAGCCATGTTGTTATTTGTATCAATAAAATGGACATGGAAGGTTACAGTGAAGAGGTATTTAATACGATCACTGAAAACTATAAAAAAATGGCTGCGAAGCTGAATTTGCAGGATATTACTTTTATCCCGGTCAGCGCTTTAAAGGGGGACAATATTGTGCATACTTCTGAGCATATGCCCTGGTATAAAGGAACTAGCTTGCTTGATTTTCTGGAAACAGTAGAAGTTACGGTGAACCAGGATCTGCATTATGCAAGGATGCCGGTACAATGGGTTATCCGCCCGCAAACTGAAGCATTGCATGATTACAGAGGTTATGCCGGCCGTATTTTGAGTGGTGCGTTTAAGGTGAATGATAAAGTCACTGTTTTACCCTCGGGCAGCAGTTCTGTGATTGACAGGATTGAAATCTTTGAGCAGACGCCTGAGGAAGCTACCGCAGGGCAATCTGTTACTTTACACCTGAAAGATAATATTGATATCAGCAGGGGAGATGTACTGGTGAATTCAAGTTATTTGCCACAACGTTCTCAATTGATAGAGGCAGATTTATGCTGGATGGACAATAAGCCAATGGATGATTCTATTACTTATTTCTTACAGCATAACAGTAAACTAAGCAAGTGTAAGATCAGGGAAATCCTGCATAAAGTTAATATCAATACTTTGGAAAAAGAGGAAACTCATGAGTTTAGATTAAATGATATAGGACGTGTGGTTATTAAAACGGCTGATGAACTGGCTTTCGATTTATATACTGAGAATAAAGCAAATGGTTCAGCAATTCTGATTGACGGACGCACAAATTTAACTGTAGGTGCATTGATGTTCAGGGCTATAGTCGAATAA
- the cysD gene encoding sulfate adenylyltransferase subunit CysD codes for MSKYNLDYLDELEAEAIHILREVAGQFEKPALLFSGGKDSITLVRLAEKAFRPGKFPFPLVHIDTGHNFQETITYRDEMVERLGEKLIVGYVQESIDSGKVIEQKGKNASRNSLQTITLLDTIAQHGFDACIGGARRDEEKARAKERIFSVRDEFGQWDPKRQRPELWNIYNGRIHKGENVRVFPISNWTELDVWNYIRREKMSLPSIYFAHHRDCITRNGQLMAASPFLNMDEADIVTHRKVRFRTVGDMSCTAAVESEADQIDDIIDEISASKISERGARLDDKVSEAAMEDRKKGGYF; via the coding sequence ATGAGTAAATATAATTTAGATTATTTAGACGAATTAGAAGCAGAAGCGATTCATATTCTGCGTGAGGTAGCGGGGCAGTTTGAAAAACCAGCATTGCTTTTTTCTGGAGGAAAAGATTCTATTACGCTGGTAAGGCTTGCTGAAAAGGCATTCCGTCCGGGGAAATTTCCTTTTCCGCTGGTACATATTGATACCGGGCATAATTTCCAGGAAACTATTACCTACCGGGATGAAATGGTTGAGCGTTTAGGTGAAAAACTGATTGTAGGTTATGTGCAGGAATCAATTGACAGTGGTAAAGTTATTGAGCAGAAAGGTAAAAATGCAAGCAGAAATTCTTTGCAGACTATTACTTTACTCGATACGATCGCGCAGCATGGTTTTGATGCTTGTATCGGCGGTGCCAGAAGAGATGAGGAAAAAGCGAGAGCCAAAGAACGTATTTTTTCGGTAAGAGATGAATTTGGCCAGTGGGACCCTAAACGCCAGCGTCCTGAACTTTGGAATATCTATAACGGCAGGATCCATAAAGGAGAAAATGTAAGGGTATTCCCAATCAGTAATTGGACGGAGCTTGATGTTTGGAATTATATCCGCAGAGAAAAAATGAGCCTGCCATCTATTTATTTTGCGCATCATAGAGATTGTATCACCAGAAACGGACAATTAATGGCCGCATCTCCTTTTCTGAATATGGATGAGGCAGATATCGTAACTCACCGCAAAGTGAGGTTCCGCACTGTGGGGGATATGAGCTGTACTGCAGCAGTAGAATCTGAAGCTGATCAGATTGATGATATTATAGATGAAATCAGCGCATCAAAAATAAGTGAACGTGGTGCCCGTCTGGACGATAAAGTGTCTGAAGCAGCAATGGAAGACCGCAAAAAAGGAGGATACTTTTAA
- the cobA gene encoding uroporphyrinogen-III C-methyltransferase, with amino-acid sequence MLINSGTKREIREPRITLVGAGPGDPELITMKGANALKDADVVLYDALVNEKVLEYAAADAIKVYVGKRSGEHSYSQEAINKLMVDYAINYGHVVRLKGGDPFVFGRGYEELNFAAGYNIPAQMVPGLSSSISVPGLQQIPVTHRGLSESFWVVTGSTASGAISNDLYEAVRTKATVVVLMGLNKLKEIVKLYKQEGKSNLPVAVIQSGSTEEEKLAIGIVDTIEEVVLEKGIGAPAILVFGEVVSLHPQFQPIKDFFAAIKEEL; translated from the coding sequence ATGTTAATTAATTCAGGAACAAAAAGAGAAATCAGAGAACCAAGAATTACGCTGGTTGGCGCAGGGCCGGGAGATCCTGAACTGATCACGATGAAAGGCGCAAATGCATTGAAAGATGCGGATGTGGTTTTATATGATGCGTTGGTGAATGAAAAGGTATTGGAATATGCTGCTGCAGATGCTATCAAAGTATATGTAGGAAAACGTTCTGGTGAACATTCTTATTCACAAGAAGCGATCAATAAACTGATGGTGGACTATGCGATCAATTATGGACATGTAGTACGTTTGAAAGGTGGCGATCCCTTTGTATTTGGCCGTGGTTATGAAGAGTTGAATTTTGCAGCGGGGTATAATATCCCGGCGCAAATGGTTCCCGGATTGTCGAGTTCGATTTCTGTACCCGGTTTACAGCAGATTCCGGTTACACACCGCGGATTAAGTGAAAGCTTTTGGGTAGTTACAGGATCTACGGCTTCCGGAGCAATCTCCAATGATCTTTATGAGGCTGTCCGCACTAAAGCAACAGTCGTTGTATTAATGGGGCTAAACAAACTGAAGGAGATTGTAAAACTTTACAAGCAGGAAGGAAAATCAAATTTACCTGTTGCGGTGATCCAAAGCGGTTCTACTGAAGAAGAAAAACTGGCGATTGGTATTGTCGATACGATTGAAGAAGTTGTACTTGAAAAAGGAATTGGGGCACCAGCCATTTTAGTATTTGGTGAAGTAGTTTCTTTACATCCTCAATTTCAGCCAATCAAGGATTTTTTTGCAGCCATTAAAGAAGAGTTATAG
- a CDS encoding TSUP family transporter — translation MEELKGNQLFPVFLKLNQLHTVIIGAGPVGLEKLNAVLGQSEQAKITVVAEEIILEVYELAERLTQVKLLKKSYTAADLHQADIVIAATNNNGLNEEIIRDAHALKLLVNVADKPDLCDFYLGSIVKKGDLKIAISTNGKSPTIAKRLKELFNDNLPGELDITLQQMSSFRNTLQGDFSSKVKKLNEVSAVLVEPAVQEFAEPAVQKTSYPKFKWLIWLTIVLSIAVLIAVFWQREPEFQAYVAGINPMFYWFLAGGFIFAMIDGAIGMSYGVTSTAFSLSMGIPPASASMGVHLSEVLSNGIAGWMHYRMGNINWKLFKLLIIPGILGAVAGAYLLSSLEHYGAYIKPFISLYTLILGGVILSKAFKVSRKRVGGKIKKITLLGLFGGFIDAVGGGGWGSIVLSSLIAGGRNARFSLGTVKITRFFIALMSSLTFITMLKSAHWEAVAGLVIGSALAAPIAAKVSNRISVKSIMVAVGIIVIAVSLRSIIMFILKVI, via the coding sequence GTGGAAGAACTAAAAGGCAATCAACTATTTCCTGTTTTTTTAAAGCTTAACCAATTGCATACGGTCATTATCGGAGCAGGGCCTGTAGGTCTTGAAAAGCTGAATGCTGTGCTTGGTCAGAGTGAACAGGCAAAAATTACTGTAGTTGCTGAAGAGATAATCTTGGAAGTTTATGAACTCGCTGAAAGGTTAACACAGGTTAAACTTTTGAAGAAAAGTTATACCGCAGCCGATCTCCATCAAGCAGATATCGTGATTGCTGCTACTAATAATAATGGATTAAATGAAGAGATTATACGTGATGCCCATGCATTGAAATTACTGGTAAATGTGGCTGATAAGCCTGATTTATGTGATTTCTACCTCGGTTCTATCGTAAAAAAAGGAGATCTGAAAATTGCAATCTCTACCAATGGCAAATCACCAACCATTGCTAAAAGATTAAAAGAATTGTTTAATGATAACTTACCGGGCGAACTGGATATTACTTTACAGCAAATGAGTTCATTTCGTAATACTTTACAAGGAGATTTCAGTTCGAAAGTGAAGAAACTGAATGAAGTGAGCGCGGTACTTGTAGAGCCTGCTGTTCAGGAATTTGCGGAACCTGCTGTTCAGAAAACTTCGTATCCTAAGTTCAAATGGCTGATCTGGTTAACAATTGTTTTGTCAATTGCGGTCCTGATTGCTGTTTTCTGGCAAAGAGAGCCGGAGTTTCAGGCTTATGTAGCAGGGATTAATCCTATGTTTTACTGGTTTTTAGCAGGAGGCTTCATTTTTGCTATGATCGATGGTGCTATAGGCATGTCTTATGGGGTTACTTCTACCGCTTTTTCATTGTCAATGGGCATTCCTCCAGCTTCGGCCAGTATGGGTGTCCATCTTTCTGAAGTGTTGAGTAATGGTATAGCAGGCTGGATGCATTACCGGATGGGTAATATCAATTGGAAACTGTTTAAATTATTGATTATTCCAGGTATCCTGGGTGCAGTAGCGGGTGCTTATTTATTATCTTCATTAGAGCATTACGGGGCTTATATCAAACCATTTATCTCTTTATACACCTTGATACTTGGTGGGGTGATCCTTTCCAAAGCTTTTAAAGTATCCAGAAAGAGAGTTGGCGGAAAGATTAAGAAGATTACTTTATTGGGGCTTTTCGGCGGTTTTATTGATGCTGTAGGTGGCGGTGGATGGGGGTCTATTGTTTTATCGAGCCTGATTGCTGGTGGCAGAAATGCCAGGTTCTCTCTGGGAACAGTAAAAATAACCCGTTTCTTTATCGCATTGATGAGTTCATTGACTTTTATCACGATGCTAAAGTCTGCACATTGGGAAGCGGTAGCGGGGTTGGTTATCGGCAGTGCCTTAGCAGCGCCGATAGCAGCAAAAGTTTCTAACCGTATTTCGGTCAAGAGCATTATGGTTGCTGTAGGGATTATTGTAATCGCTGTGAGTTTAAGAAGTATTATTATGTTTATTTTAAAAGTTATATAA